From the Fusarium musae strain F31 chromosome 11, whole genome shotgun sequence genome, one window contains:
- a CDS encoding hypothetical protein (EggNog:ENOG41) codes for MASRKVGCSVNRAGHNKADKRLNRERKTINELLYADYPSREEVDSVKSQQELDAMNASDHDLLAIALGAPARQVLQRAQEIGPQTGWRDGYLSVEHGFCPPDYEEPIAALARSPGRIWSDLCERMPGCCARGRVREAVAALPLVEGTEENIPDQALWGAVVALGMLCSIYRFEDKHDGKDGLAVTDGTRTKPQCPMGDDLCEELEGIPLCIALPYYQVSRRMGRTLPHLSFPDQASYNLKIRDVKSNTPYLARFDNTDLRWPMFGERAEVAFLKGCADTSASFQHGPDAIAACQEHVMTGNIEGLLHEMIRLKEILERMPNAFHSISPNPNAGDNYVSADKWVRWGLFSSPLSKRVPAASGLQFPPYLVMDAFLGRKTHASFLGVEALHLRAWLPSNHRAFIAAIQYHYSIPEFVQRSGDPRLMGVLEGIVEAYAGERGFMGVHRYKVFGILEVAAKTGRTATNGLSGAADATRPWEETHRQFSDAMKERLEPFRGKLATEPHSMRGTFEECRYVAKIASCSSIDQDASRSTAMVTLDIRDTGITFAPGDRVAVMPLNSWEECAKMVAALGLDQHVREPVDTTGTWSRFEHHLSTVARTAHRQLTVIDILRRGHLAPITKELTVKVHELLHASSNTVLRVLATEEWPVRGSLGDLLQKAVLDTPSHIWNRAFNLEDLSWLSELVQLEVPRTYSISSHSNELLPSTVDLTISRAEYELSPIFSQGQTVTRAGVASGFFNPRPLSAENSLLYEVLIGVSRPVAFQLPIDKMVPCAFFAGGSGIAPFRSFWQHRLATSGRSGGRNLLYLGVQSREKFCYEAELRKLVNMGFMEVHLAFSRDRHGLAYDSVSRDLVEKPTPPRYIDSLIVEQGNTICDMVMSKKQGGLGGHLYVCGSVSVFDSVMSGIRKAMYNYRTATMETVDLIINKAFAERRFMLDVFMSPKALPCNLPTISLSNLALHTGHRQESRMWIAVHGSVYDVTDFCPMHPGGTLIIKSNAGVDCTKSFDNLAHTNNPEVSSLLTRYFIGHLAPKPDYRDSDVSTLHDLWASYLRVTVETLVAHQFEMNDIMGESIDSPSAYDPNGISNIWLREGLPNTIAIRTFYDYQNRLLQGGFAALFGSKLEELVLRLSFNFANSGGPGAASKLPDILGTIARAKSGSDAVRSAKEISALGDFVCDPSSELRFQERGVLDFTAKCVQLDIELLEDLRQEACNGMDAFESIATVLDSFDGSNSDSTPVAALSSFLLQTLERMAHRLAMFYTQLARLSVYQPELEHNPARTRWAFVRRCIRDGTFFVMTRSRSSETPMNGQFESYYINTKSLEKTTFDNILSQIKHVITSSTVEAQATTVLPATVNDVHHERVSTLTKDGAVASSASRVNIGAVESMGSFMKKNEKAIRRLSNLPNQLQLDDLQNAIAMNEKSTPQKIENATALDTSPSRFKPLELKTALELDPKALLACKDQMLTARMRIMAGYEMMACSASRLSVPTKCTSISSISFEEADELVGANPQPLMERLKSIPDDESVPSSASCTTAQSRRSSFSGSSVTGSIAESFAPTPRPRPHETSMALKLKLEGLNRRSRGESVSSRQSFISASSAMDLRRNRSVSSNRNASKRMSIDPGHSREQSAGRLLAFKLGALAGERRSFIPPTW; via the exons ATGGCTTCGCGCAAGGTAGGATGTTCAGTGAACAGGGCAGGTCACAACAAAGCTGACAAGCGATTGAACAGAGAACGAAAGACGATCAATGAACTCCTCTACGCCGACTACCCCTCCCGCGAAGAAGTTGATTCCGTCAAGAGCCAACAAGAACTCGATGCCATGAACGCAAGCGACCACGATCTCCTCGCCATTGCCCTCGGCGCTCCAGCACGACAAGTTCTCCAGCGCGCTCAAGAAATCGGTCCCCAGACTGGATGGCGCGATGGCTACCTCAGCGTCGAACACGGCTTCTGCCCACCAGACTACGAAGAGCCCATCGCTGCGCTTGCAAGATCACCTGGGCGCATTTGGTCCGATCTCTGTGAGCGCATGCCAGGATGTTGTGCACGAGGAAGAGTGCGAGAAGCTGTCGCTGCATTGCCGCTTGTTGAGGGGACGGAGGAGAATATTCCTGATCAAGCTCTTTGGGGTGCTGTAGTGGCGCTCGGTATGCTTTGTTCCATTTATCGCTTTGAGGATAAGCACGACGGAAAAGATGGATTGGCTGTCACGGACGGAACGAGAACGAAGCCGCAATGCCCGATGGGTGATGACCTTTGTGAAGAACTTGAGGGTATCCCATTGTGCATCGCTTTGCCGTACTATCAGGTCTCGCGAAGAATGGGAAGAACCCTGCCCCACCTCTCGTTTCCCGACCAAGCTTCCTacaacctcaagatcagAGACGTAAAGTCAAACACGCCATATCTTGCACGCTTCGACAATACCGATCTTCGATGGCCCATGTTTGGAGAGAGGGCTGAAGTCGCTTTTCTGAAAGGATGCGCCGATACCTCTG CCTCATTCCAACATGGCCCCGATGCCATCGCCGCCTGTCAAGAACACGTCATGACCGGCAACATCGAGGGTCTTCTCCACGAGATGATCCGCCTGAAAGAAATCCTCGAGCGAATGCCAAACGCCTTTCACAGCATCTCGCCCAACCCCAACGCAGGCGACAACTACGTATCGGCCGACAAATGGGTTCGATGGGGTCTCTTCTCATCGCCCTTGTCCAAGCGAGTCCCCGCCGCTTCAGGCTTACAGTTCCCTCCGTATTTGGTGATGGATGCCTTCTTGGGACGCAAGAC ACACGCATCCTTCCTCGGCGTCGAAGCCCTACATCTCCGAGCATGGCTCCCCTCCAACCACCGCGCTTTCATCGCAGCAATCCAATACCACTACTCCATCCCCGAATTCGTCCAAAGATCAGGCGACCCGCGTCTAATGGGTGTTCTCGAAGGCATCGTCGAAGCCTACGCCGGTGAACGCGGCTTCATGGGCGTTCATCGCTACAAAGTCTTCGGTATACTCGAAGTCGCCGCCAAGACAGGGCGAACTGCGACAAACGGTCTTTCCGGCGCTGCTGATGCGACAAGGCCTTGGGAGGAGACACATCGTCAGTTCTCGGATGCTATGAAGGAGCGCCTTGAGCCTTTTCGGGGCAAGCTTGCTACGGAACCGCATTCAATGAGGGGGACTTTTGAAGAGTGTCGGTATGTGGCTAAGATTGCGAGTTGCTCCTCGATTGATCAGGATGCAAGTCGGTCAACCGCCATGGTCACTCTGGATATCCGGGATACCGGTATTACGTTTGCGCCTGGTGATCGTGTTGCGGTCATGCCTCTCAACAGTTGGGAGGAGTGCGCGAAGATGGTTGCTGCTCTGGGTCTTGATCAACACGTTAGGGAGCCAGTTGACACTACAGGAACTTGGTCGCGCTTTGAACACCACCTCTCTACAGTCGCGAGAACTGCGCACAGGCAACTTACAGTCATCGACATCCTCCGCCGCGGTCATCTCGCCCCTATTACCAAGGAACTCACTGTTAAAGTCCACGAGCTACTACACGCTTCGTCCAACACTGTCCTACGAGTTCTGGCAACCGAAGAATGGCCTGTCCGTGGATCCCTGGGCGACCTTCTCCAGAAGGCCGTTCTTGATACACCAAGCCACATCTGGAACAGGGCTTTCAACCTCGAAGACTTGAGCTGGCTGTCGGAACTCGTTCAGCTTGAAGTCCCCCGAACGTACTCCATCTCTAGTCACAGCAACGAGCTGCTCCCCAGCACGGTCGACCTGACCATCTCCCGTGCAGAATACGAGCTCTCCCCCATCTTCTCCCAAGGACAGACGGTCACGAGAGCCGGTGTCGCAAGTGGCTTCTTCAATCCTCGTCCCTTGTCCGCGGAGAACAGCCTCTTGTACGAAGTCCTCATTGGCGTTTCTCGACCGGTTGCCTTCCAACTTCCCATCGACAAAATGGTGCCCTGCGCCTTTTTCGCCGGAGGAAGTGGTATCGCTCCATTCCGCAGCTTCTGGCAGCATCGGCTAGCAACATCAGGCCGGTCGGGTGGACGCAATCTGCTCTACCTGGGAGTTCAGTCTCGTGAGAAGTTCTGCTACGAGGCTGAGCTGCGGAAACTAGTGAATATGGGCTTCATGGAGGTCCATCTTGCGTTCTCTAGGGATCGTCATGGTTTGGCGTATGACAGTGTCTCCAGGGATCTTGTGGAGAAGCCGACTCCTCCCCGATACATCGACAGCCTCATCGTGGAGCAGGGCAACACGATCTGCGACATGGTAATGTCAAAGAAGCAAGGCGGTCTTGGTGGTCACTTGTACGTTTGTGGCTCGGTGTCTGTGTTTGACTCTGTCATGAGCGGTATTCGAAAGGCCATGTACAACTACCGCACAGCAACCATGGAGACCGTGGACTTGATCATCAACAAGGCTTTTGCCGAGCGTCGCTTCATGTTGGACGTCTTCATGTCTCCCAAGGCCCTCCCCTGCAATCTCCCCACCATCTCTCTCTCCAACCTCGCTCTGCATACCGGTCATCGTCAAGAGTCACGAATGTGGATCGCCGTTCACGGGAGTGTTTACGACGTCACCGATTTCTGTCCCATGCACCCTGGTGgcactctcatcatcaagtccAATGCTGGCGTTGACTGCACCAAGTCCTTTGACAACTTGGCACACACCAACAACCCCGAGGTATCAAGTCTTCTGACGAGGTACTTCATTGGCCATCTGGCTCCCAAGCCTGACTATCGTGATAGCGACGTCTCAACGCTTCATGACCTTTGGGCTTCGTACTTGAGGGTCACGGTCGAAACGCTTGTCGCCCATCAGTTTGAGATGAACGATATCATGGGCGAGTCAATTGACTCTCCCTCGGCGTATGATCCCAACGGCATCAGCAACATCTGGCTTCGTGAAGGGCTCCCGAATACTATTGCCATTCGAACCTTCTACGATTACCAGAATCGTTTGCTGCAAGGTGGTTTCGCAGCACTTTTCGGCTCCAAGTTGGAGGAACTGGTCCTGCGCCTGTCATTCAATTTCGCCAACTCCGGCGGACCTGGCGCAGCCTCCAAACTACCAGACATCTTGGGTACCATCGCCCGCGCCAAGTCTGGTAGCGACGCAGTTCGCAGCGCGAAAGAGATCAGTGCTCTGGGAGACTTTGTCTGTGACCCATCTTCCGAGCTACGCTTCCAGGAGCGGGGAGTCCTCGACTTTACCGCCAAATGCGTGCAGCTTGACATTGAGCTCTTGGAAGATCTCCGGCAAGAGGCGTGTAACGGCATGGACGCTTTTGAGAGCATCGCGACTGTCCTCGATTCTTTCGATGGTTCCAACTCGGATTCGACGCCAGTGGCTGCTCTGTCATCTTTCTTGTTGCAAACTCTGGAGAGAATGGCACACCGATTGGCGATGTTCTACACCCAGTTGGCACGCCTCTCGGTGTATCAGCCTGAGCTTGAGCATAACCCTGCGCGAACACGATGGGCCTTTGTCAGGCGATGTATCCGGGACGGTACCTTCTTTGTAATGACCCGATCACGAAGCAGTGAGACCCCGATGAACGGACAATTTGAGTCGTACTACATCAACACTAAGTCTTTGGAGAAGACGACCTTTGACAATATCCTCTCACAGATTAAACATGTGATTACATCCTCCACTGTGGAAGCACAAGCGACAACCGTCTTACCCGCCACTGTCAACGATGTTCACCACGAGAGAGTCAGTACCCTCACCAAGGACGGTGCGGTCGCTTCATCTGCATCGAGAGTGAACATCGGGGCGGTTGAAAGCATGGGAAGCttcatgaagaagaacgaAAAGGCGATTCGCCGTCTGAGCAACCTGCCAAATCAGCTGCAGCTGGATGATCTTCAAAACGCCATCGCGATGAACGAAAAGTCAACACCCCAGAAAATCGAGAACGCAACCGCATTGGACACGAGCCCCAGCCGTTTCAAGCCACTGGAACTGAAGAcagcccttgagcttgacccCAAGGCGTTGCTTGCCTGCAAAGACCAGATGCTCACTGCGCGAATGAGAATCATGGCCGGTTATGAGATGATGGCTTGCTCAGCTTCTCGATTGAGTGTCCCGACGAAATGCACCTCAATCAGCTCCATCTCTTTCGAAGAAGCCGACGAATTAGTCGGCGCCAATCCTCAACCGCTCATGGAACGGCTAAAGTCCATTCCAGATGATGAGAGTGTCCCATCTTCAGCATCGTGCACAACTGCCCAATCACGTCGCAGTTCGTTCAGTGGTAGTTCTGTTACAGGATCTATCGCGGAATCCTTCGCCCCAACGCCTCGACCTCGACCACATGAGACTAGCATGGctttgaagctcaagcttgaggGTTTGAATCGTCGGTCACGTGGGGAGTCTGTTTCGTCCCGACAGAGCTTCATTTCGGCTTCGAGCGCGATGGATCTGAGAAGGAATAGGTCGGTATCAAGTAACAGGAATGCATCGAAGAGGATGTCTATCGATCCGGGTCACTCAAGGGAGCAGTCGGCTGGTAGGCTGTTGGCGTTCAAGCTGGGAGCTTTGGCGGGTGAGAGAAGATCTTTTATCCCACCTACATGGTAG
- a CDS encoding hypothetical protein (EggNog:ENOG41), with protein MIREHLQVQERLQVDEKVLGLSPENLSQNSSSTETLSDIRVPLGVEALEPSFSLSGHLRSVEVNVSTIRDEADKFLSPFSWSGRKKAITLLGPFMASTLAAYAAGAYALASEPLRAKWNTSDTLFNIGISLFVVGFAFTPMILAPISETHGRYWTFVGSGVVFLLGTLGCAVTESYAGMMISRLITGNGAAVFATLTGGVVSDLYSKEDRNIPMALYSMTIMVGASLGPLISGSVVDLLGWRWIFFIQVIAIGITTTTLFFLFEETRSNVLLRRKCFVLNAVPIKTSAGKPITFAPEIEERLSIEVSIIWRSFAFPLRLLSKEPIVFCMSLWVSFAWAIMYMQFSSIGLVFRSVYGFDNAEVGAVYTATIVGSIVGIGISLLQKPIIERVLPHKKPLSTPEQRLISPCIQSILLPIGLLWFFMTARPDISWISPCIALGACSMGIFSIYLAVFNYLADTYHGYASSALAAQSLCRNILGGVFPLVTASMIDSLTLQGTGGLLGGLGWLLTGIPWLLYFYGQRIRARSPFAKGME; from the coding sequence ATGATTCGAGAACATCTTCAGGTTCAAGAGCGTCTTCAGGTTGACGAAAAGGTCCTTGGCCTTTCTCCCGAAAATCTTTCTCAAAACTCTTCCTCAACTGAGACTCTAAGCGACATTCGAGTGCCCCTTGGCGTCGAGGCTCTCGAACCCTCATTCTCTCTTTCTGGCCATCTTCGCTCTGTCGAAGTCAACGTCTCAACAATACGAGATGAAGCAGACAAATTCCTGTCGCCATTCAGTTGGTCGGGTCGGAAGAAGGCCATCACTCTACTGGGACCCTTCATGGCATCGACCCTTGCGGCATACGCAGCTGGAGCCTACGCTCTAGCTTCAGAACCCCTTCGCGCGAAATGGAACACCAGTGACACACTCTTCAACATCGGAATATCTCTCTTTGTGGTCGGCTTTGCCTTTACTCCCATGATTCTCGCTCCCATCAGCGAAACGCACGGCCGATACTGGACCTTTGTTGGCTCTGGCGTCGTTTTCCTTCTCGGGACTTTGGGATGCGCTGTGACGGAAAGCTACGCCGGCATGATGATTTCTCGTCTTATCACGGGCAATGGAGCCGCCGTGTTTGCAACGCTCACTGGCGGTGTTGTGAGTGATCTCTACAGCAAAGAGGATCGCAATATTCCAATGGCTTTATACTCCATGACCATCATGGTCGGTGCCAGTCTTGGACCATTGATCAGTGGAAGTGTCGTGGACCTTCTCGGCTGGCGATGGATCTTCTTTATCCAAGTCATCGCTATTGGCATAACAACGACAAcgttgttcttcttgtttgaAGAAACCAGAAGCAACGTCCTTTTACGCCGAAAGTGCTTCGTCCTGAATGCGGTCCCCATCAAGACATCAGCAGGAAAGCCAATCACCTTTGCGCCTGAGATTGAAGAACGCCTTAGCATTGAGGTCAGCATTATTTGGCGAAGTTTTGCCTTCCCACTGCGGCTTCTTTCGAAGGAACCCATTGTGTTCTGCATGTCTTTATGGGTTTCCTTTGCTTGGGCGATCATGTACATGCAATTCAGCAGTATTGGGCTGGTGTTTCGTAGCGTATATGGCTTCGACAATGCCGAAGTCGGTGCAGTCTATACTGCTACTATTGTGGGCTCAATTGTTGGCATCGGAATCTCCTTATTGCAGAAACCTATCATAGAACGAGTGCTGCCTCACAAGAAGCCGCTATCTACACCTGAACAACGCCTGATCTCGCCTTGCATACAGTCCATTCTATTGCCAATCGGCCTCCTCTGGTTCTTCATGACAGCCAGACCAGATATTTCGTGGATATCTCCATGCATAGCCCTTGGAGCGTGCTCAATGGGCATCTTCAGTATCTATCTTGCCGTCTTCAACTACCTTGCTGATACATATCACGGATATGCCTCGTCGGCATTGGCAGCTCAGAGTCTGTGTCGAAATATCTTGGGCGGAGTATTTCCACTTGTCACGGCTAGTATGATAGACAGTCTGACCCTACAAGGTACAGGTGGCTTGCTTGGTGGACTTGGATGGTTGTTGACTGGTATTCCATGGCTGTTGTACTTTTATGGTCAAAGGATTAGAGCTCGCAGTCCTTTTGCCAAAGGCATGGAGTGA
- a CDS encoding hypothetical protein (EggNog:ENOG41) — protein sequence MNSPTATINGVTIRNHAKPYPAISPQRPELSQAGRAVLVCGGSTGIGHAIARNYCIAGASAAIILGRRSDVAEKAASKLKEAYPGTKVTWRICDLFIRDQAKQLWDELEKEKTLIDVLIVNAVGQPELKPILEQGADRLWQDFENNVHAPLYVVERFYKQSGHTKQKFVVSVSTQDIHRWDSAPQMPGYQLTKNSFATVMQQIARDTPESDMRIVSFHPSIVFTEAAKKAGYTEDTLPWTDENIPGGFAVWASSPEAEFLHGRFVWSTWDVNDLASGDIRKQIDSDPWLLKVGVKGL from the exons ATGAACTCACCCACCGCAACAATTAATGGTGTCACCATT CGAAACCATGCCAAACCATACCCGGCAATCTCACCTCAACGACCTGAGCTGTCCCAAGCCGGTCGAGCCGTCCTCGTCTGCGGCGGTTCTACAGGCATTGGCCATGCAATTGCACGGAATTATTGCATTGCGGGTGCATCGGCCGCCATTATCCTAGGTCGCCGTAGCGATGTTGCCGAAAAGGCCGCTTCAAAGCTAAAAGAGGCTTACCCCGGCACCAAGGTCACCTGGCGTATTTGTGATCTGTTCATTAGAGACCAAGCCAAACAACTCTGggatgagttggagaaggaaaagacttTAATTGATGTTCTCATCGTTAATGCTGTTGGCCAGCCAGAGCTCAAGCCAATCCTAGAGCAAGGTGCGGATAGACTCTGGcaggactttgagaacaaCGTCCATGCTCCTTTATACGTCGTTGAGAGATTCTACAAACAGTCGGGACATACCAAACAAAAG TTCGTTGTGTCGGTGTCGACTCAAGATATCCATCGCTGGGACAGCGCGCCTCAAATGCCTGGATACCAACTGACCAAGAACTCCTTCGCAACCGTCATGCAACAGATCGCTCGCGATACGCCAGAGTCCGATATGCGTATCGTCTCATTTCACCCATCGATTGTGTTCACAGAAGCAGCAAAGAAGGCCGGATATACCGAGGACACTCTACCTTGGACAGATG AGAATATCCCTGGTGGCTTCGCTGTATGGGCTTCTTCCCCAGAGGCGGAATTCCTTCATGGTCGTTTCGTATGGTCTACATGGGACGTAAATGACCTGGCATCTGGAGATATCAGGAAGCAGATTGACTCGGACCCCTGGCTACTTAAAGTTGGAGTGAAGGGCTTGTAA
- a CDS encoding hypothetical protein (EggNog:ENOG41), translating to MKHPTMSKITYTKMVVVFKQKVDSEVWTNPTPEALIKECIDPYMRPCTDHATKTIRFTYEKENDSALMKTDMWPTFGRPQMFNDWEVSDITAFRKDGKTETLSA from the exons ATGAAGCAT CCGACGATGAGTAAAATCACTTATACCAAGATGGTTGTTGTTTTTAAGCAAAAGGTCGATTCGGAAGTCTGGACAAATCCCACTCCCGAGGCTTTGATCAAGGAATGTATTGACCCTTACATGAGACCTTGTACCGACCACGCTACAAAGACCATCAGGTTTACTTATGAGAAAGAGAATGATAGCGCATTGATGAAGACCGATATGTGGCCAACGTTCGGTAGGCCGCAGATGTTCAATGATTGGGAGGTTTCTGACATAACTGCTTTTcgcaaggatggcaagaccGAGACCCTCAGCGCTTGA
- a CDS encoding hypothetical protein (EggNog:ENOG41), whose translation MSEMILQATFAQKPHHSPDLLGDADRLQTACGKECQVDIIANNLRVTVSTDCKDKDVVMTGLTIKMEQENLFKDWELVPGWTWKPEKKEHCKLHIAMKE comes from the exons ATGTCTGAGATGATTCTGCAAGCTACTTTTGCGCAAAAGCCGCACCACTCACCTGATCTTCTGGGTGACGCTGATCGACTCCAAACCGCCTGCGGTAAGGAGTGTCAGGTTGATATCATTGCTAACAACCTTCGAGTGACGGTAAGTACAGATTGTAAGGACAAGGATGTTGTTATGACGGGTCTGACGATCAAGATGGAGCAGGAAAATCTCTTCAAGGACTGGGAGCTTGTGCCTGGATGGACTTGGAAGCCTGAGAAAAAGGAGCACT GTAAGCTTCACATTGCTATGAAGGAGtga
- a CDS encoding hypothetical protein (EggNog:ENOG41) yields the protein MLIGARPSLDQTHTGSGGVFQASSVPLVGSAGISGYTIANPAIWFEFLGSDPDFSTEDNKAYVAMSTTHLTINKDTYSHIYSTNVTRLTQPVPRGKLDLTCNIGSADDCVATFTLTFNGGTVVTGEALGSDVLEEK from the exons ATGCTTATTGGCGCGAGACCGTCTCTGGACCAGACACA CACTGGCTCAGGAGGTGTGTTTCAAGCCTCATCAGTCCCGCTGGTAGGCTCTGCTGGAATCAGCGGCTATACAATTGCCAATCCTGCTATCTGGTTTGAATTTCTCGGCAGTGACCCCGACTTCAGCACCGAAGACAACAAGGCTTACGTCGCCATGTCTACCACACATCTCACCATTAACAAGGATACCTACAGCCATATTTATTCTACCAATGTCACTAGATTGACCCAGCCCGTTCCCAGGGGGAAACTCGAT CTCACTTGCAACATTGGCAGCGCTGATGATTGTGTTGCCACCTTCACGCTGACCTTTAATGGGGGCACTGTTGTTACTGGTGAGGCTCTCGGATCTGACGTACTTGAGGAGAAGTAG
- a CDS encoding hypothetical protein (EggNog:ENOG41): MSGLRDNFQPVLAEDAPRSQSNVERRDSGPLKDIIAQQDSLYKYISDPARTIGSYFAALGFMLAVHHMHLTQLTLKTMAIGLGVMSMAEFAGRSFGPNNFVSRMRPRQYKTVPESTLNATLKDIHDFIQYAVVQAQRIIFAEDLEKTFGAFAFTGCLYFLIQFMTPFGIAILGLTTIYIIPLVTSPRGRGIARDGMARAQEISNAAVDQASSIAQDPKGTMANISSMAQDTAGNLRQRAVNMVPGSKNTENRSDVTSTVPHSSSGPTQARDISSKFPQDNSKSSEQSKHLEFMGSRGASGSSDRSPIKTVHVDPHLSNDFSQSGFDSSSSQSKDTPSTYSHSTTDDFPSNTQPALGKSKDNTPSFSHGATGSLPSYGQATFNKPQDITPSYMSSKAKEATSGYSSSRPDDKSSTFGSSMNKDMSSGFPHGTTGDFSPSSNTTSNFPPSKDQEMPDYAQHRKSLNYSKFPHVSNDDSGMQSGSNKQSGSTTLFGNQAPAGKKPSIDETNYSLQNKTDMTSDYQHFVPREAPNRGMLSSHADTSMGKMPLGELVDEKEQAGDKAPPISAGGLNAMK, translated from the exons ATGAGTGGACTCCGAGACAATTTCCAGCCAGTTCTGGCCGAGGATGCCCCAAGGTCGCAGAGCAATGTCGAACGTCGAGATTCTGGGCCATTGAAGGATATTATTG CTCAACAGGACAGTCTGTACAAGTACATCAGT GATCCCGCGCGAACTATTGGATCTTACTTTGCCGCACTCGGCTTCATGCTGGCAGTCCATCATATGCATCTTACCCAGCTGACTCTAAAAACAATGGCAATTGGCCTTGGAG TTATGTCCATGGCCGAGTTCGCTGGTCGGTCCTTCGGCCCTAATAACTTCGTCTCTCGCATGCGACCCAGACAGTACAAGACAGTTCCTGAATCTACTCTCAACGCTACCCTCAAGGATATCCACGACTTCATTCAATATGCTGTCGTCCAGGCTCAGAGGATCATTTTTGCCGAAGACCTCGAGAAGACATTTGGTGCTTTCGCTTTCACCGGTTGTCTGTACTTCCTGATCCAGTTCATGACACCTTTCGGCATTGCTATCCTTGGACTGACCACCATCTACATCATTCCACTCGTTACCTCCCCTCGAGGACGTGGCATCGCCAGAGATGGCATGGCTCGTGCTCAAGAAATCAGTAACGCAGCTGTTGACCAAGCCAGCTCTATTGCCCAGGACCCAAAGGGCACCATGGCCAACATTTCTTCCATGGCGCAAGATACCGCTGGTAACTTAAGGCAACGCGCTGTCAACATGGTACCTGGTTCAAAGAACACTGAGAACCGATCTGATGTCACCTCAACTGTTCCCCACAGCTCTTCTGGACCCACCCAGGCCAGAGACATTTCCTCCAAGTTCCCTCAAGATAACTCCAAGTCCTCTGAGCAGTCTAAGCACCTCGAATTCATGGGCTCTCGCGGTGCTTCTGGTAGCTCCGACCGATCACCAATCAAGACTGTTCACGTCGACCCCCACCTGTCCAACGATTTCTCCCAGAGCGGCTTTGAcagctcttcttcccaaTCCAAGGACACTCCTTCTACCTACTCCCATAGCACCACTGATGATTTCCCCTCCAACACGCAACCCGCTCTCGGCAAGTCCAAGGACAATACTCCTAGTTTCTCCCACGGCGCAACTGGAAGTCTTCCTTCTTACGGACAAGCTACCTTCAACAAGCCTCAAGATATCACTCCCAGCTACATGTCCAGCAAGGCAAAGGAAGCTACCTCCGGTTATTCCTCCAGCCGCCCTGACGACAAGTCCTCCACCTTTGGTTCCAGCATGAACAAGGACATGTCTTCAGGTTTTCCCCATGGCACTACCGGTGACTTCTCACCCTCAAGCAATACCACCTCCAACTTCCCCCCTAGCAAGGATCAGGAAATGCCCGACTACGCTCAACACCGAAAGTCACTCAACTACTCCAAGTTCCCTCACGTCAGCAACGATGATTCCGGCATGCAGTCCGGTTCAAACAAGCAGTCTGGTTCTACTACCCTGTTTGGCAACCAGGCTCCTGCTGGAAAGAAGCCTTCCATTGATGAGACCAACTACTCTCTCCAGAACAAAACAGACATGACTTCTGACTATCAGCACTTTGTTCCTCGCGAGGCTCCCAACCGTGGAATGCTTAGCTCTCATGCCGATACCTCCATGGGTAAGATGCCTCTTGGTGAGCTAGTCGACGAGAAGGAACAGGCTGGGGATAAGGCTCCGCCCATCTCCGCTGGTGGTCTTAACGCCATGAAGTAG
- a CDS encoding hypothetical protein (EggNog:ENOG41) has protein sequence MTKNQILFSVDNQTPFTLVPNPTTFSDWGDFAAGPTSVSFPTKKPRTSMLKGIKVKPFQKGDGGHVMSSQSPFVGSAGIVGYSFTSKNGATVYIRLLASNPYLSVRDNWACVSFASFDQGINQDAYNHHYYNEPRHASMEFEGRTLKVSIRQRDLDGRLILM, from the coding sequence ATGACCAAAAACCAGATCTTGTTCTCGGTCGATAACCAAACACCGTTCACCCTAGTCCCAAACCCAACAACATTCAGTGACTGGGGCGACTTTGCCGCAGGCCCAACATCAGTAAGCTTTCCTACCAAAAAACCCCGAACCTCCATGCTAAAAGGCATCAAGGTCAAACCTTTCCAGAAAGGAGACGGCGGCCATGTAATGTCTTCGCAATCACCGTTCGTCGGCTCCGCAGGAATAGTCGGATATTCATTCACCAGCAAGAATGGCGCCACTGTTTACATTCGTCTTCTTGCGAGTAACCCGTACCTGAGCGTTCGCGACAACTGGGCATGCGTCTCGTTTGCTTCCTTCGACCAGGGTATCAACCAGGATGCTTATAATCACCATTATTATAATGAACCCCGTCACGCCAGCATGGAATTCGAAGGGAGGACCCTTAAAGTGAGCATCCGCCAGCGAGATCTTGACGGACGACTGATTTTGATGTAG